One window from the genome of Amphiprion ocellaris isolate individual 3 ecotype Okinawa chromosome 23, ASM2253959v1, whole genome shotgun sequence encodes:
- the si:ch211-212k18.15 gene encoding uncharacterized protein si:ch211-212k18.15, which yields MTTRGEGEKRYDPRDTTLKFVNRPDDLDPLPPEDGDQGLRAEMSCGHAVTPESLTGWCRSLLDQGQYKFKCPALKDGTLQKCNALWSYQEVRRLAVLTAEEMQYFEENIARLAATEYCEFQACPGCKTYVEREDLTNLNTQCTVCTSDKKKVYQFCWQCLKPWKGPAPRSDRCDNDGCINNVLELLKNCKTIALHQVEGVTACPSIRACPTCGTKVEHDRTGCKNIICSRCQIEFCFVCLKLTPKCLETSSYFIPCSDGVAPRQTSIPVWRRN from the exons GACCGGATGATCTGGATCCACTAC CTCCGGAGGATGGAGACCAGGGTCTCCGAGCAGAGATGTCCTGCGGTCACGCCGTCACCCCAGAGTCTCTCACTGGGTGGTGCCGCAGTCTGCTGGATCAG GGCCAGTACAAATTTAAGTGCCCCGCTTTAAAGGACGGCACTTTGCAAAAGTGCAACGCATTGTGGTCTTATCAGGAGGTGCGCAGGCTGGCGGTGCTGACGGCTGAGGAGATGCAGTACTTTGAGGAGAACATCGCACGTCTGGCTGCCACAGAATACTGTGAATTTCAAGCA TGCCCTGGTTGCAAAACCTACGTGGAGAGAGAGGACCTGACCAACCTGAACACACAGTGCACAGTGTGCACATCAGACAAGAAGAAAGTGTACCAGTTCTGCTGGCAGTGTCTGAAGCCGTGGAAAGGTCCTGCTCCACGCTCCGATCGCTGCGACAACGACGGCTGCATCAACAACGTCCTCGAGCTTCTCAAGAACTGCAAGACTATCGCCCTCCATCAGGTGGAGGGGGTCACCGCCTGCCCCTCCATCCGGGCCTGTCCCACCTGTGGTACCAAGGTGGAGCACGACAGAACGGGCTGCAAGAACATCATCTGTTCTCGCTGTCAGATTGAGTTCTGCTTCGTGTGCCTGAAGCTCACACCAAAGTGCCTGGAGACCAGCTCTTACTTCATCCCCTGCAGTGATGGTGTGGCTCCCAGACAGACCTCCATACCTGTGTGGCGCAGAAACTAA
- the LOC111567560 gene encoding ubiquitin carboxyl-terminal hydrolase 47-like isoform X1: MFKCKNAITHQKDISMNHYRVEMFREKLKNCSISDYHGLISPGLTCYLNSVLQVLFMTEDFREAVKRSCSKDLTTIEQYLRRLFVDLEGKKAETHGIIKMLGITDVYEQRDAAEYFEKILCLTSPEASKIFKGELNHKSTCCRCNKTNDSRSFFWILPLAMKDSLRQTCSVVDGLKSFFEVQKVCGVNQMYCSQCNKKRDADTEWELTQNPDVLTLLLKRFTFDCKRKRYVKLHCEADIPQTLHMEMCTYDLYAVVNHFGNLTGGHYTAEIKSFETGEWYCFDDNRVTRHLFKIGHNSLRSCAAYLLFYRKVSRHPETTNRSDQEAQCAHSDTDAEERRDEAEEGEALKPRFYLNYDKLTKSHDDAVGRTQTNSLGHKRTNRRAAPVRQQTNTIPPRDNEAGRDNYSPNVDYSCTRTTVKPVERNYVKMKREKVAGKSVKQRTETNVRDMSDSVVMSCNFYSDGHPCASGIQVRDSYSQCRRSKATESNSSPNLCRKSNSLKRNKDKKQHVVNADSSCKPESGKTCEREKRSQKV, from the exons ATgttcaaatgtaaaaatgccatCACTCATCAGAAGGACATCAGTATGAATCATTACCGTGTAGAAATGTTCAGAGAGAAACTGAAGAACTGTTCCATCTCAG ATTACCATGGTCTGATCAGTCCAGGCCTGACATGTTATCTGAACAGTGTACTCCAGGTGCTCTTCATGACCGAAGACTTCCGGGAGGCTGTGAAAAG ATCCTGCAGTAAAGATCTAACAACCATCGAACAATATCTAAGAAGGCTGTTTGTTGATCTGGAGGGAAAAAAGGCAGAAACGCACGGGATTATAAAAATGCTGGGCATCACAGATG TGTACGAGCAACGGGATGCTGCTGAGTATTTTGAGAAGATCTTGTGTCTGACCAGTCCAGAGGCTTCCAAG ATATTCAAGGGGGAGTTGAATCATAAGTCCACATGCTGCAggtgcaacaaaacaaatgattcAAGAAGCTTTTTTTGGATTCTGCCACTCGCGATGAAAGATTCCCTTCGTCAAACCTGCAGTGTG GTGGATGGACTGAAGTCTTTCTTCGAGGTACAAAAGGTCTGCGGGGTCAACCAGATGTACTGCAGCCAGTGTAATAAAAAGCGAGATGCAGACACT GAATGGGAATTGACACAAAATCCAGATGTTCTGACCCTCCTACTGAAGAGATTTACGTTTGATTGCAAGCGGAAGCGTTACGTCAAGCTTCACTGTGAAGCTGATATACCCCAAACTTTACACATGGAG ATGTGCACATACGACCTCTACGCTGTAGTTAACCACTTTGGTAATCTAACAGGAGGTCATTACACTGCAGAAATCAAATCTTTTGAAACTGGGGAGTGGTATTGCTTTGACGACAACCGC GTCACGCGACATCTATTTAAGATAGGACACAACTCTCTGAG GTCTTGTGCAGCTTACCTCCTCTTCTACAGAAAGG TAAGCAGACATCCGGAAACGACCAATAGAAGTGACCAGGAAGCTCAGTGTGCACATTCAGACACCGACGCTGAAGAAAGACGTGACGaagcagaggaaggagaggcTCTTAAGCCtcgtttttatttgaattatgaTAAATTAACCAAGAGCCATGATGATGCTGTGGGGAGGACACAGACAAACTCTTTAGGTCATAAACGGACAAACCGGAGAGCAGCACCAGTGAGGCAGCAAACCAACACAATCCCTCCAAGAGACAATGAAGCAGGAAGAGACAACTACAGTCCAAATGTAGATTATAGCTGTACAAGAACAACTGTGAAGCCTGTTGAAAGAAActatgtgaaaatgaaaagggAGAAAGTAGCAGGAAAGAGTgttaaacagagaacagagactAATGTCCGTGATATGAGCGACTCTGTTGTAATGTCATGTAATTTCTACTCTGATGGACATCCTTGTGCTTCAGGTATTCAGGTAAGAGACTCGTACAGTCAGTGTAGGAGGAGTAAAGCCACTGAGTCTAACAGTTCACCAAATCTGTGTAGAAAATCCAACAGCTTGAAAAGAAACAAGGACAAAAAGCAGCATGTTGTTAATGCAGACAGCAGCTGCAAACCAGAGAGTGGAAAAACatgtgagagagaaaagagaagccAGAAAGTGTGA
- the LOC111567560 gene encoding ubiquitin carboxyl-terminal hydrolase 47-like isoform X2: MFKCKNAITHQKDISMNHYRVEMFREKLKNCSISDYHGLISPGLTCYLNSVLQVLFMTEDFREAVKRSCSKDLTTIEQYLRRLFVDLEGKKAETHGIIKMLGITDVYEQRDAAEYFEKILCLTSPEASKIFKGELNHKSTCCRCNKTNDSRSFFWILPLAMKDSLRQTCSVVDGLKSFFEVQKVCGVNQMYCSQCNKKRDADTEWELTQNPDVLTLLLKRFTFDCKRKRYVKLHCEADIPQTLHMEMCTYDLYAVVNHFGNLTGGHYTAEIKSFETGEWYCFDDNRVTRHLFKIGHNSLRSCAAYLLFYRKADIRKRPIEVTRKLSVHIQTPTLKKDVTKQRKERLLSLVFI, encoded by the exons ATgttcaaatgtaaaaatgccatCACTCATCAGAAGGACATCAGTATGAATCATTACCGTGTAGAAATGTTCAGAGAGAAACTGAAGAACTGTTCCATCTCAG ATTACCATGGTCTGATCAGTCCAGGCCTGACATGTTATCTGAACAGTGTACTCCAGGTGCTCTTCATGACCGAAGACTTCCGGGAGGCTGTGAAAAG ATCCTGCAGTAAAGATCTAACAACCATCGAACAATATCTAAGAAGGCTGTTTGTTGATCTGGAGGGAAAAAAGGCAGAAACGCACGGGATTATAAAAATGCTGGGCATCACAGATG TGTACGAGCAACGGGATGCTGCTGAGTATTTTGAGAAGATCTTGTGTCTGACCAGTCCAGAGGCTTCCAAG ATATTCAAGGGGGAGTTGAATCATAAGTCCACATGCTGCAggtgcaacaaaacaaatgattcAAGAAGCTTTTTTTGGATTCTGCCACTCGCGATGAAAGATTCCCTTCGTCAAACCTGCAGTGTG GTGGATGGACTGAAGTCTTTCTTCGAGGTACAAAAGGTCTGCGGGGTCAACCAGATGTACTGCAGCCAGTGTAATAAAAAGCGAGATGCAGACACT GAATGGGAATTGACACAAAATCCAGATGTTCTGACCCTCCTACTGAAGAGATTTACGTTTGATTGCAAGCGGAAGCGTTACGTCAAGCTTCACTGTGAAGCTGATATACCCCAAACTTTACACATGGAG ATGTGCACATACGACCTCTACGCTGTAGTTAACCACTTTGGTAATCTAACAGGAGGTCATTACACTGCAGAAATCAAATCTTTTGAAACTGGGGAGTGGTATTGCTTTGACGACAACCGC GTCACGCGACATCTATTTAAGATAGGACACAACTCTCTGAG GTCTTGTGCAGCTTACCTCCTCTTCTACAGAAAGG CAGACATCCGGAAACGACCAATAGAAGTGACCAGGAAGCTCAGTGTGCACATTCAGACACCGACGCTGAAGAAAGACGTGACGaagcagaggaaggagaggcTCTTAAGCCtcgtttttatttga
- the zgc:194655 gene encoding uncharacterized protein zgc:194655, with protein sequence MGKIYQVVVIGLRAEKVVIDLCDTEEQFKTITVLQLKEKILSKLACNIRPDDFRLIFTYKNLEGDATLLCDYGIEHKSTIQMVLWLGGGGFPEKEDGGMGDKDKNRSMEKLSGF encoded by the exons atggggaaaatctACCAGGTGGTGGTTATTGGACTAAGGGCAGAGAAGGTTGTGATCGACCTGTGCGACACCGAGGAGCAGTTTAAGACCATCACAGTGCTGCAGCTGAAGGAGAAAATCTTGTCGAAGCTTGCCTGTAACATaa GGCCAGATGATTTCCGACTGATCTTCACATATAAAAATCTGGAGGGAGACGCCACCCTGCTGTGTGATTATGGAATCGAACACAAGTCCACAATACAGATGGTTCTTTGGCTAGGAGGAGGAGGGTTTCCAGAGAAGGAAGATGGAGGGATGGGTGACAAGGACAAAAACCGAAGTATGGAAAAACTCTCAggattttaa